In the genome of Streptomyces fagopyri, the window CCGGACCGTGGGCCCCGGCGTCACGGCGACGACTTTGGCGTGAGGCCGAAACCTTGTCAATATTAATTCCTAATTTAATAGAAACCGTGATCGTCATCTGCCCGAAACCTTGACAGGGCGCGGACGCCGGGGCAGGGTTCGGCAGCGTCGCCACGGGCGTCGGCGACGTTGTCCTCGTGCACCGAGTCACGCGCCTCGTTCGTTCGACATCCCTGATCGGAGCCAAGGTCCACGTCGCATCAGCCCTCCCCGCCCGGCCGGGGTACCGTCCTCCCGGCGGAGCCCACCCCGCTCGCGGGATCGGGTAGCGGCGCGGCCCTGCCCGCGACCTCGGCGACCTCGGGCGACCTCCGCGGCGGTCGAGACGGGTCAGCGGGGCACTGTTTCCGGCCGGGGTGACCTCCGGCGGCCGGAGCGCCGACGCCGTGCGCGGCCCGGCGGAGCACTTCCGGCTCCGTTCGCCCGAACTGGAGTTGTGGTGGCAAAACGGTACGGCGAGGCGGCGCCGCACGGGCCGGTCCCGGCCGCGCCCGTCGTCGGCGAGGAGCGGGACCCGCGCACCGCACGGTTCGGCATCCGCCGGTTCGGTCACGGGTATCGGGTGCCGCTGGTCTTCCGGACCGACAGCGACTCGTACGGGCGGACGGTGGGCCTCGCGGGCCGGCCTGGTGGGCGGCTCTTCACGGTCCGGACGAGATCGCCCGAGGGCTGTCCCGTGACCCCGGTGGATCAGCGCGCGACGTCGGACGCGGCATGTCGCGAAGCGGCGAACCCTCCTCGTACCGGGTGTGTCCGGTCGGCCCGGCAGCGCGGCGAGGGGCCGTGGCTCTCGCCGCGGCCGCCGGGGAGCACGGGACAGCCCTCAGGCGCGGAAGCCGTCGCGGACGATGCGGCGGGCCACCGTGGCGCGTGCTCCCGCGAGTTCGGCGGCGATCCGCCGTTCCCTGTCCTCGCCCGTCACCACCGCGGCCGGTGCGGACGGACCGGCCAGGAGACACGTACGCCTGAGGTGGGTCGGCGGGTGCGTCGCGTCGACGCTGTGCCCGCGCCGGGCGCCGACGCGCCGCTGCCGCTCGTACTCGTCCTCGGGGATCGACGCCATGTAGGCCCTGAGCCGCTCCCAGATCTCCTCCGCCCCGCCCTCGGCCGCTCGGGCGCCGTGCGGTCCGGTGAGGGAGGCCCGGTTGGCCTCGCGGCGCAGGGTGACCTCGGCCGACTCGGTCACCAGGATCCGGTCCATCAGTCCCACGGCCGCCTCCGTGGACGCGGCACGGGCGGCCCCGCGGTCGGCCAGGTACTCGGCTCGTTGGGCGGCCCGCAGTGTCAGATGGTCGAGCACCGTCAGCATGCCGTGGAGAAGCAGACGCGGCACGACGTAGAGCAGGTTGGTGACCATTTCGACGGCGGACGGACGGGGGATCGGAACGAAGTAGTAGTGCCAGGTGGTCAGTGAGCGGTACGCCGTCGACACCACCAGGCCATGGCGGGTGTCGCCGTTGCTGTAGTGCGCGAGTTCGTGGCCCAGCAGGGCGACCCGCTGCTGCGGCGTGAGGATCTCCCACAGAGGCAGACCCAGTGTCAGCAGTCTCCGTCCGCGCACACCGTGTGCCAGGACGCTCGCGTTGACGCACGCGTCGACCACGACCTGGTCGACCCCGCGGGTGCCCACGACCGCCGCGACCTCGTCGACCAGCGCGTACAACTCGGGCGCGTCCTCACGGAGCAGCACCGGTCCCGCCGAGGGCCAGGCCCAGGGTGACACCGTGGACGGCGAGGGCGATCACGAAGGCGAGCAGTGAGGCCGGGTCGCGCCGGGCCCGCGGGCTGCCGCCGGCCGTCACCTCCGTCACCTCCGTCACCTCCGTCAGCAGCCTCTCGCCGTGCCGTCGCGCCAGGGCACGACGCGCCCGGTCCAACCTGTCCCGCTCCCGCTCCCGGTCCCGCTCCGGCCCTTCCGGATCCACGTTCCACTCGCAGGCGCCGCACCAGACGACGAACCTGCTGTCCGCGCGGATCACGGCTCCGCACTCCGGGCACGCCTGCGACTTCTCCTCGACGGTGCGCACGATCGCGCTCTCCCCCTCCGCCACGACCCCTCACCGGGGCCGTCCCTCCATGAGTGTCGAAGCCGATCACGCGACCCCGTTCACGTAAAGGTCTTTCCTCGCACGAAGGCCCTCCGTGATCCGAACGGAAGGTTCCAGGCCGGACTGCGGCCGGTGTGTCTACCATTCCTGTCCATGCCCGAGATGCAGTTGCTCCGTCCGGACCACGCGCCCGCGCTGCTCGCCTTCGAGCTCGAGAACCGGGCCTACTTCGCCGCGTCGATCCCCGATCGGGGCGATGACTACTTCACCCGGTTCGACGAGCGGCACCGTGCCCTGCTCGCCGAGCAGGAGACCGGTGACTGTTTCTTCCACGTGCTGGTCGGCGCCGGAGGCGAGGTGCTGGGGCGGGTCAATCTCGTGGATGTGGCGGACGGGGGCGCCGATCTCGGGTACCGGATCGCGGAACGCGCCGCGGGCCGGGGACTGGCCACCCGCGCCGTGCGGGAGCTGTGCGGAGTTGCCGCCCGCGGCTACGGGCTGAGCGTCCTGCGGGCCGCGACCACCCTCGACAACGCGGCGTCACAGGCCGTACTGGCCCACTCGGGATTCGCCGTCGTGGGCGAGACCCGGCTCTCCGGCCACCCCGGTCTGACATATCTCCGCAGTCTCCGTGACCTTCATGACCCTCATGACCCTCACGACCTCGGTGACACTCCTGACCTCGGTGACACTCCTGACGCCACCCCCCGTTCCGGCCCGGCGTCGTAGCCCGCGCCGCCGGCCTTCCCGGCCGGACTGTGATGACGCCGGACCGTGATGACGCCTGGCCGTGATCGCACCCGACCGTGATCGCACCCGACCGTCATCGCGCCGCCGCGGTTCGGTACGGGCCTGAGGGCGGCCGTCATCGGCACGACCCGCGTCCGGTACCCGCTCGTACGCGTCCACGGACGCTGATCGCTCTCCCCCGGGGCCCGGCCGCGACACGGCCATGGCCTGGTCCGGCATGTCCTGGCGGCGACGCCGCGCGGTGCCGTCCTCAGAGCGCCGCCGCGCGCGGGGCGGCGCTCTCGGTGGCGGCGCGGGTGCAGACATGGGTTTACTGGGCTTGTCGGTGAGAGATGGGGTTGATCATGCCTCGTGGACAACGACACGACCACGCGGATGCCGGCATCACCGCGTCGAACGGAGCGGAAGGCTTCGAGAAGGCCTTGTTCGAGCAGGCCAGGGCCGGGCTGGAGGTCTACGACACGGACCTTCGTGTCCTCCGGGCCAATCCGGCCGTGCTGGCCATGCGGGGTCTGCCCGCGAGCCGGGTGATCGGGGCCGGCCTCCCGGACCTTGACTCCCATCTCCCCCTGTCGCCGATCATCCGCGAGGTGATGGCCGGAGCCTGCCCGGTGTTCGACCGCCCGGTGTCGACGTACCCGCCGGCCGATCCGGGGAACCGGCACGACTACGCCGTCACCGGATATCCGCTGCAGGAGCGCGGCCGGCCCATCGGAGCCGCCTCCATGATCCACGACGTCACGGACCAGGTCCGGCGGCAGGAGGAACTGGATCTCCTGAGCGTCGCCCGCGCCAGGATCGGTTCCTCCCTGGACGCGGTGCGCACCGCGCAGGAACTCACCGAGATCGCGGTCCCCTCCTTCGCGGACGCGACCGCCGTCGATCTGCTGGAGTCGGTGTTCGCGGGCGACGCGCCCGTCGGCCCGGTCACCGACCAACCGCCCATGAGACGCGCCGGATTCAAGGCCCGCGAAGGGCAGTACGGCGCCTACCCGATCGGCGGCACCAGCCACTTCGCGGTCCCCACGCCGTACACCCAGGCACTGGCCGACCTCCGGCCGCGGCTGGTCGCATCGGTCGTCTCGGCCCGCCAGTGGCTGGCCAACGACCGGCTGCGCGCGGAGTTCATCCGCCGGGCCGGCGTCCACTCGCTCATCGTGACCCCGTTGACGGTGCACGGGCTCGTGCTCGGCCTGGCCAGCTTCTACCGGGCCGGTTCCCATCCCGAACCCTTCGACGAGGAGGACCTGTCGATGGCGACACAGCTCGCCGCCCGCACCGCCCTCTGCGTCGACAACGCCCGCCGCTTCACCCGTGAACACACGGTCGCGACCACCCTTCAGCGCAGTCTGCTCCCGCGGACCGCGCCCCTGACGGCGGCGGTGGAGTCGTCCCACTGCTACATGCCGGGACGTTACGGCGCGCACTGGTTCGACGTCCTGCGCCTCTCCAGCTGCCGGATCGGCCTGGTCATCGGATTCGTGCCCGGCGAGGATCTGCTGGCCTCCGTCGTGATGGGGCGCCTGCGCACCGCGGTCTCCACCCTGGCCGCCATGGACCTGCCGCCCGACGAGTTGCTGGTCCATCTCGACGACGTGGCCCAGCGGCTCGCCCGCGAGCAGGACTCCGACCCGCTGGCCCTGCAGCACGCGCGGCCCCCGTTCACCGCCTCGTGCGTGTATCTCACGTACGACCCGATCTCCCGCCGGTGCGCGGCGGCCTCGGCGGGCCATGAAAGTCCCCTGGTCACCAGCCCCCAGGGCGTGGTCAGCGGACTCGACGTACCGCGCGGCGCGCCGCTGGGCCGTGGTGTGCCCTACGAGCTCCACACCACCGAACTGTCGGCCGGCAGCCTGCTGTCCCTCTACTCGGACGGCAGCGCGGACCGCTATCCGGCCGAGGCGGACGAGCGGGCCAACCAGCTGCGCGAGGTGGTGGCCGACGCCTCGGCGGACCCCACGGAGATCTGCGACACGGCCGCGTGCAAGGTGCTGCGCGGGAGGGCCCCGGAGGACGGGGCCGCGCTGCTGGTGGCCCGGACCCGGTGCCTGGCACCGGACCACGTGGCGACCTGGACCTTCCCGCCCGAGCCGGTCTCGGTCCGCGAGGCCCGGCGGGCGACACGCGACAGGCTGGCGCAATGGGGCCTGGAGGACCACGTGTTCGTCACCGACCTGGTCGTCAGCGAGCTCGCCACCAATGTGGTCCGGCACGCGGAGGGAGCCATCCGGCTGCGTCTCATCCTCGACCGCACACTGACGGTGGAGGTCAGCGACGACGCCGACACCGCGCCGCACCTGCGCCACGCCCGATTGCAGGACGAGGGCGGACGGGGACTGTTCCTGGTCGCTTCCATGACCCGGCACTGGGGCACCCGGTACGAGGACGGCGGCAAGACCATCTGGGCCGAACAGTCGCTGCCGGCCGCCTGACGACCCCGGGGCGACGCCCCGGCTTCACGTGGGGCGCCGGAGACCGGACGCGCCCAGGGCCCGGCAGAGCCCGAGCGCGACGAGGAGTTCGGTCCTTCGCTCCAGGTGGTCGGGGCCGAGCGTCTCGGCCCCGGAGGCCGGCCGCATGCGTACGGTGTTCTCGTGGACGCCCGGCCTGGCGGCGGGACGTATGGACCACTCCGCGCGCACCACCCGCACGGTCCAGGAGCTGCTCGGCCGCGAGCGCGGTCAGTTCGCGCGCCTCGGGGTGAAGTAGCGGCGCGGGTTGTCGACGAGCATGGTGGCGATCTGACTCTCCGTCACCCCGGCCTGTCACAGGGCAGGAAGAACCGCCTCGTGGATGTACGTGTGGCGCCTGTTCGGCGCGAGCTGTTCGCGCGCACCCGGCGGGAACCAGTCGATGTGGCACGACGCGTCGTGCGCCAGCACCATCCGGTCCGCGAAGCCCTCCTGCGCGAGCCCGGCGACCGTGGCGACCCGCTCGTCGTTCGGCAGCAGCACGTCCAGCCCGAACCGGTCCATGCCCACGTACGAACCGTTGTCGATCAGTGCGTGCGGGTAGTCCAGGTCCGAGGTGTCCCCGCTGTGCCCGATCACCACGGCTCCCAGGTCGACCCCCTCACGCCGGAACACCTCCTGTGCCACGAGGCCCGTACGGTGCGGAGCGCTGGTGTGGACCGTGATGGGCGCGCCCGTGCGTTTGTGCGCTTCGGCGACCGCCGTCATCACCCGCTCCACACCGGGTGTCAGTTCGTCCTCGATCGCGCACTTCAGGAACGCTGCCTTGATCTCCGTACCCGCGATGCCCTCGGTGATTTCCCTGACGAAGGGGTCGGCCATGGGATCGGCACCGCCGAGAAGGGTTCCCGGACCGACGTACTGGAAGGAACAGGGAACGTCCCTGAATGTGCAGATCCCGGTCGCCGCGACGATATCGATGTCGACCTCGGCATTGACACGGGCCACCCGGGCGATGTTCCGCCCCAGCCCGATCACCGTGGGGTCGACGATCGTGTCCACGCCCGTGGCCGCCGGCGTCCGCAGCCCCTCGATCGCGTCCGCCACCCGTCGGTCCTCGTCCCACGTCTGCGGAAGACTCTGCCGGACCTCCTCCGTGGCGACGAAGACGTGCTCGTGCATCAAGACCGTTCCCATGTCCTCCGCGGGAACCGGACCTCGGACTGTCTCTACGTTCGCCGTCACTGCGCTTCTCTCGATTCCTGATGGTGTGTTCCGGTCCTGGCCGCGACATTCCGTGTGCACCGTACGAGAACAATTCGATGTCCACGTCACGAGGACATACGTGTGACACGACACCGGAAAACCAAGCGCATTCGGAAAGGCAGGCCATGTGTGAGCGGCACATTCCTTTCCACCCGGAGTGTTGGACTCCCACAGGTGGGAACCGGGTCCCAAGAGCTGTCCCCGGCCGAATGTGTGGAGCTCCCGGCAGAAAGATCCGTTCACCGGGAGGCGTGCGGCGGGCAGGCTCGGACGTGCCGCCGGATCACACGGACGACGCGGATCGGGACAGGGAGCCAGGGGCAGTGAGCCAGGAAGACACGTCATGCCGTACGTCGCCGGGAACCTCGTCGAGGGATTCCTGCCCGCGGTCGGGGGGCGGCGGGAACCCGCAGGCCGGCGGGCTGCCGGTGGGTGGCCCGGACGCCGGTCAGGGGACGCCGAGGTGATCGCGGTAGGCGGCGGGGGAAATGCCGAGGCGGCTGGTGAACACGCGGCGGAGGGTCTCGGCGCTGCCGAACCCGCTCCGGGCCGCCGCCACCGCGACGGTGTGGCCGGCCTGGAGATGCGCCTGGGCGGTCTCCAGGCGGACCATCTCGACGTAGCGGGCCGGGGTCGTCCCGATCTCGTCATGGAACAGACGCGTCAGCTGCCGGACACTGACCGACGCCATGGCGGCCATGGCCGGGACGCTGTGGTCGCGACCCGGATCGGCCGCGATCGCGTCCAGCAGCGCGCGCAGGGGGTGGTCGCGGGCGACGTGGTGACGCGACGGTGCCGAGAACTGCGACAGCCCGCCGGGGCGCCGCATGAACACCACCATGGCCTCGGCCACGTCGTGTGCCACCCGCGGACCGTGGTCGTCCTCCACCAGCGCGAGGGCCAGGTCGATGCCGGAGCTGACTCCCGCCGAGGTCAGGATGGCGCCGTCGCGCACATAGAGCGCGTCCGGCTCCACCGCGACCCGCTCGTAACGGCGTGCGAACTCCTTCGCCTGCCGCCAGTGCGTCGTGGCCCTGCGTCCGTCGAGCAGCCCCACCTCGGCCAGCAGGAACGCCCCCGTGCACACCGACGCGATCCGCTCCGCCCCGGCCGTCAGCCGCCGGACCGCTTCCACCAGGCCGGCGTCGAAGGGGTGGTCCACCATCCCGTACGCCCCGGGCACCAGCACGGTGTGCGCGGGACCGACGTCCGCGGCGGCGGCCTCGGCGTGCAGCGTCAGCCCGGTCGAGGTCCGTACGTCCGTGCCGTCCGGCGACACCACGCTCACCTCGTAGCCCGGCCCGTACCGGCCCGCATGGCTGAAGACGTCCGCGGGGCCCGCCACGTCGATCAACGTGACGCCCTCGAAGGCCAAGATCGCGACCCGGCGCTTCGCGTCCTGCTGCGGCATCGGCTCCAGCCTCTCCACGACGATCCCACCCCAGGCTAAGCGCCCCGGCGCGACAACCCGACGAAGCACCGAACCGAGAGAGAACACCATGACCGACCCGTCCCCCCGCACCCTCGTCCTGCTCGGCCACCCCGACCTCGCCCGGTCGCGGATCAACCGGGTCATGGCCGGCGCCGCCCGCGGCCTGACCCACGTCACGCTGCACGACCTGTACGCCGCGTCTCCCGACCGGCGCCTCGACATCCCCGCCGAACAGCGTCTGGTCAGCGAGAACGAGGTGATCGTGCTGCAGTTCCCCTTGCACTGGTACTCCGTGCCCGGCTTCCTCAAGCAGTGGCTGGACGAGGTCATGACCCGCGGCTTCGCCTACGACACCGGAGGGCTGCTCACCGGCAGGACGCTCCTGGTCGTCACGTCGACCGGCGGGGTCGCGGACGCCTACCGGCCCGGCGCGTTCCACCGCTTCACCATGGCCGAACTCCTGCGGCCGCTGGAGCAGACCGCTCACCGCATGGGCATGGCCTTCGCCCGGCCGCTCGTCCTCCACGACGCGCGCGGCGTCGGCGACGCCGAACTGGCCGCGCACACCGAGCGGTACCGAAGGCTGCTCATCACCGGGCCCGTCCCCTGCCAGGACGCCGCCGCATGACCTCCGGTCCGGTCACATCCGCCGTGCGTGGGCGAGGGTGTCGCCCACCCACGCGGGGAACACGAGCCGCGGGATCAGCCGGCCCTCGACCTCGAAGGGGAGCGAGAAGGTGGGGCTCACGCGCAGATCCCGGTGCGCGACGCGGACGTGGACGCGGGTGTCCGGCAGGTGCCAGGCCGAGCCGATGGGCCCGATCCGGTTGATCCTCGCGTGGATGCGGTCCCCGTACACCAGGGCGGCACACCCGTGGTCCTCGGCCCGTGCCGCGGGGACGGTGGCGGCCCAGCGGCTGAACTCGTCGAGGTATCCGTGCCGGGACAGTTCCCCGAAGGTGATCGTCTCCACGCGTACGGTCGCCGGGCCGTCGAGGAACACCATGAGCCGGGGCACTCCCCTGCGACGCCGCCAGCGGGCGGGCAGATCGCGGACCACGCGGTCCAGGACGCGCAGGACATCGGCGCGCACAGGGGGTCGCAGTGCCCGGAGCTGTCCCCGCATGAATGTGCTCGCCTCGTCCATCCCGCCAGCATCCACGAGCGTGTCCGCCGCCTCAACGGCCGGGCCCGGGGCGGCGGTCGGTGTTCGCACCGGCCATGCCGGAGGACCCGGCACTATTGCAGCGGGCCGGGTCCTCCGTGATGTGCGGGTGGTGCTGTTTACCAGCCGTGGCGGTCCCGGACGACCCGGAAGCTCCCCACGACGCCGTCGCGGACCTTCACGCCACCGTGGACGTAGTGGGACACGACGCCGTTGGTGGTGCTCCACGGGCCGACCGTGGCGACGGGCGAACCGTTGTCGCAGGTCGCGCCGCGGAAGACCTCGACGGTCCGGCGGCTGTCGTTGCGGACGTTGAAGCTGCGCGAACCGAGGCCGCTCACCACGGTGATGCAGCCCCAGCTCTGGGCGGAGTAGGACCGCTCGTTGAAGTCGATCCGCCCTTCGTAGCCGCGGCCACCGCGACCGCCACCGTCGCGGCCACCGTCGTCGTCGCCGCCGCGACCGCCACCGTCGCGGCCACCGTCGTCGCCGCCACGGCCACCGTCGTCGCCACCGCGGCCGCCGTTGTCGCCGCCGCGGCCGCCGTTGTCGCCACCGTTGCCGCCACCGTCGCGGCCGCCGTTGTCGCCGCCACGGCCGCCGTTGTCGCCGCCGTTGCCGGCGACAGCTCCGTTGGCCCCGCCACCCGCGGCGGCTCCGTTGCCCTTCGCCTGCCCGCTGTCACCGCCCGTGGGAGCGGCCTGGTTGACGGTGGGGGTGGCCGCGGCGGCCGAGGGGACCTCGGGGGCCGAGGCGTACGTGACGCCCGTGGCGACGAGGGCCGCGGCGGCCGCTGCGCCGGCAGTCATGGCAATTTTGCGCGTGATCATGAGGCTCATCCCTATCTCTGAGTCGTCGACCAAACAGCCAATATGTGGCTGAATGAACCGATAATCTCTTTATATGTAATATCAGGCACGCCGGAGACGCAGCAGAAGGCGGCCAATTGGGGGTACGACCCCCGTTTCCGCAGCTCAGAGCGGACTCACCGAACATCCAAGGCCGCCTCGAACGGACGCACTTGACGCCGCATCGGACCGGGCCGAGGCCCTTCGGCCCCCCTCGGACACCCCCCGACCCGGCCTTGCCGACACGCCACGAACCGGCGGGCCGGGTCCCGGTCACCCGCCTCACGGCCTTCGGCGGGGGACGGCGGCGCCCACGAAAGGGGAGCTGACGGGGCGCCACGCCAACCGGGAGAGGCGACGGGTGCCACCGGATGCGGCGGAGGTGACGGGGCGCCACGGGAAACGGAACAGGTGACGCGGCACCACGGGAAGCGACGAGATGACGGAGTGCCACACCGGGAGGCGAGGTGGCGGTGCGGTGGTACGCGAGGTGGCGGTGCGGTGGTGGTGACGGCGGCCCGGGACGCGGGGCTCCCGCCGCCCGGACACTTTTCCTCGCCGCCGCCGGGGGCCGCCGAGACCGCCGTACGACGTGGCACGTCACCCTCTCGTGAGGGGCCCGCCCGTACGCGACAAACGAAAAGGCAAGGGAGAATCCTCGTCCCTTGCCACTCTCAAGATATAGCGCACCGGGGGGCTTGCGGCAAGGTTCCCTTCATGACGCAGAATCGCCGACCGAAGCCGGAAGCTGCGGAAATGGGAGATTCATCAGGTGCATGGTTTTTCGTCAGATTATGGGCCTCATGAGGGTGCCGGACCGGCGGCGCGAGGCGCACGCGGGTCACGGCCGCGGGCGCTCGCCGTCGTAGCGGCCAAAGCGCGGGTGTGCGCGCCGTCGGACTCCGCGGGCGCGACCTCGGATCGGAGCTGACGGCGATGGCTTCCCCGGCCACCAGCGCGTTCGACCTTCCCGACCACCTCTCCCTCAAGGCCGACCCGGCGCTGATCGCCGACGACGAGCGGCACTTCGCGGCCCTCGCGGAGAGCCTCGATCGGACGATCTCCGATCTGTCCGACCGGCTCGACGCCCAGCGCAGGGCACCCGGAGGTATCGGCCGGGAGGCGATGGAACGGGACATGGAGATCCACCGGCTGACCGGCCGTCTGCGCGCGCTGCGCCGTTTCGGTCTGGACCTGTGCCTCGGACACGTCGTCGGCGCGGACGACGCAGAACGTCTGTACATCGGACGGCTCGGTCTCACCGACGACGCGGGCCGTCGTCTGCTGGTGGACTGGCGCTCCCCCGCGGCCGAGCCGTTCTTCGCGGCGACCCACGCCCGTCCGATGGGACTGGCGAGCCGCCGCAGGTACCGCTGGACCCGTGAGCGGATCAGCGACTACTGGGACGAGGTGTTCACCGCGGACGGGCTCGAACGGCATGCCGCCCTCGACGACCAGTCCGCCTTCATCGCCGGCCTGGG includes:
- a CDS encoding phosphotriesterase family protein, producing the protein MGTVLMHEHVFVATEEVRQSLPQTWDEDRRVADAIEGLRTPAATGVDTIVDPTVIGLGRNIARVARVNAEVDIDIVAATGICTFRDVPCSFQYVGPGTLLGGADPMADPFVREITEGIAGTEIKAAFLKCAIEDELTPGVERVMTAVAEAHKRTGAPITVHTSAPHRTGLVAQEVFRREGVDLGAVVIGHSGDTSDLDYPHALIDNGSYVGMDRFGLDVLLPNDERVATVAGLAQEGFADRMVLAHDASCHIDWFPPGAREQLAPNRRHTYIHEAVLPAL
- a CDS encoding NAD(P)H-dependent oxidoreductase; translation: MTDPSPRTLVLLGHPDLARSRINRVMAGAARGLTHVTLHDLYAASPDRRLDIPAEQRLVSENEVIVLQFPLHWYSVPGFLKQWLDEVMTRGFAYDTGGLLTGRTLLVVTSTGGVADAYRPGAFHRFTMAELLRPLEQTAHRMGMAFARPLVLHDARGVGDAELAAHTERYRRLLITGPVPCQDAAA
- a CDS encoding ATP-binding SpoIIE family protein phosphatase codes for the protein MPRGQRHDHADAGITASNGAEGFEKALFEQARAGLEVYDTDLRVLRANPAVLAMRGLPASRVIGAGLPDLDSHLPLSPIIREVMAGACPVFDRPVSTYPPADPGNRHDYAVTGYPLQERGRPIGAASMIHDVTDQVRRQEELDLLSVARARIGSSLDAVRTAQELTEIAVPSFADATAVDLLESVFAGDAPVGPVTDQPPMRRAGFKAREGQYGAYPIGGTSHFAVPTPYTQALADLRPRLVASVVSARQWLANDRLRAEFIRRAGVHSLIVTPLTVHGLVLGLASFYRAGSHPEPFDEEDLSMATQLAARTALCVDNARRFTREHTVATTLQRSLLPRTAPLTAAVESSHCYMPGRYGAHWFDVLRLSSCRIGLVIGFVPGEDLLASVVMGRLRTAVSTLAAMDLPPDELLVHLDDVAQRLAREQDSDPLALQHARPPFTASCVYLTYDPISRRCAAASAGHESPLVTSPQGVVSGLDVPRGAPLGRGVPYELHTTELSAGSLLSLYSDGSADRYPAEADERANQLREVVADASADPTEICDTAACKVLRGRAPEDGAALLVARTRCLAPDHVATWTFPPEPVSVREARRATRDRLAQWGLEDHVFVTDLVVSELATNVVRHAEGAIRLRLILDRTLTVEVSDDADTAPHLRHARLQDEGGRGLFLVASMTRHWGTRYEDGGKTIWAEQSLPAA
- a CDS encoding GlxA family transcriptional regulator, whose protein sequence is MPQQDAKRRVAILAFEGVTLIDVAGPADVFSHAGRYGPGYEVSVVSPDGTDVRTSTGLTLHAEAAAADVGPAHTVLVPGAYGMVDHPFDAGLVEAVRRLTAGAERIASVCTGAFLLAEVGLLDGRRATTHWRQAKEFARRYERVAVEPDALYVRDGAILTSAGVSSGIDLALALVEDDHGPRVAHDVAEAMVVFMRRPGGLSQFSAPSRHHVARDHPLRALLDAIAADPGRDHSVPAMAAMASVSVRQLTRLFHDEIGTTPARYVEMVRLETAQAHLQAGHTVAVAAARSGFGSAETLRRVFTSRLGISPAAYRDHLGVP
- a CDS encoding GNAT family N-acetyltransferase, producing MPEMQLLRPDHAPALLAFELENRAYFAASIPDRGDDYFTRFDERHRALLAEQETGDCFFHVLVGAGGEVLGRVNLVDVADGGADLGYRIAERAAGRGLATRAVRELCGVAARGYGLSVLRAATTLDNAASQAVLAHSGFAVVGETRLSGHPGLTYLRSLRDLHDPHDPHDLGDTPDLGDTPDATPRSGPAS
- a CDS encoding M48 family metallopeptidase, translating into MLLREDAPELYALVDEVAAVVGTRGVDQVVVDACVNASVLAHGVRGRRLLTLGLPLWEILTPQQRVALLGHELAHYSNGDTRHGLVVSTAYRSLTTWHYYFVPIPRPSAVEMVTNLLYVVPRLLLHGMLTVLDHLTLRAAQRAEYLADRGAARAASTEAAVGLMDRILVTESAEVTLRREANRASLTGPHGARAAEGGAEEIWERLRAYMASIPEDEYERQRRVGARRGHSVDATHPPTHLRRTCLLAGPSAPAAVVTGEDRERRIAAELAGARATVARRIVRDGFRA